AAactgaatttgaataaatagagaaaaatcaaactagcataatgctgaaaatttcatcaaaatcggatgtaaaataagaaagttgtgacattttaaatttttgctcaTTATTCACAAATCAGTGATATGCACAGCTTGGTgagtcagtcaatgatgtccatcactcactatttctttttttttattgtttgaatttcattttttatagatttgacaataagtacCAACTGACAGAACCAtaaagtattaaacaatgctaattccacatgttcagggaggaaccAATTgctgtatcacttgacaatgtggagaaaattataatatttcatatttgatacaatagattacaaaagaaatagtgagtggatgatgtcatcagtctcctcatttgcatactgaacaggatgtgcatagaactgttttgggaaattaagcaaaactttaaaatgtcataattttcttattttatatccgattgtGATTAAatctttagtgttatgtttgttggattttctcattttattcgaattaactttttgtttgggtggacttgtcatttaaatggtaaataggtaaatattggtaaataaaataaaataaaattggtaaatagtaacaaatgcacaatttctataacaggTAAAACCAGGTAaaaactgttgtaactttgccatcatggcaactaccatggaaaccttgattatgattggctgctgagccctgttgccatggtacatgtacttatggtagttgccataatggcaatcttacaacagttgcaagtcttttatgaaatgggctcCAGATttaaggatttcagtagcttttaaattttattcatcGCATATTTGTTGTTataataagttttatgaaacttgcCCCCAGACAggctttctttttctttctttggcgtcatctcttcttcttcctccattttctttgtattttcatttcttcttctttgtcgtattgaagtaaagattcaaattcaatttaaaaacattaaaaatagagaaaatatgaATGTTTACTGTGCAAGTAAAATATGCCTGCTGGTAATGCAGCGTAATGACTGCAGATAACCATGGATACTGCTCATAGATATGCATGAATGGGACTACGCTCAGATATATGGCACTAGTTTTATCTACAAACAATTCAGCTGTGTTCACTGTTCAGTTATTGTTCAAATGTCTGGCCATCCCTTGAATAATAGTATGAATTCAGGGTTTATTTAGCTTTAATAAGCATTGTGATTTAATAAAATTAAAGAAGAATGTTTTTCTCTCCCTCCAAATCTCTCACTCAGCATGGTTGACGTCGGCTAGAGCTTTTGCCCTAGTAGCTCTAGTCATCCTTGTCATTGCCATCCTAACTGCCATCATCTCATTTATCAAGGGTCAGCAGTTCTCAAGACTCTTTGTCGTTGCTGGAGTTTTGGTACTATTGGCTGGTAAGTTTTTTCCCCCAAATCCCCAAATCATCCAGAATGAATGATAAATTTTTGGCccaatacatgtatcttttgaTGCAGAGCTCAATAAACACACACATGGAAAAAGAATATCTTTACATTCACTCTCCTGCCCCTGGggatcctttcatgaaacaaatagtcagAATTTGTTGGTGGAAATCAATGACAAGATACCTTGTGAAACACTCTGCGGTTCTGCTGCATCAGTGTCAGTTTTAAGGATTGAGAGTAATAATAAACTGAAATCTGAAATGATTAATTTAGCATCAAGATGGAATCTGCTGTACTTTCTTTTCAATTTGTATCTGGATTATGCATGAACtttcaaaggaaaaaaatgcaGCAAATGTGTtgaatttctatatttttttagagcAAAGCCACTTTTCTATTACATGTACACCACacatagatatttttttaagagcACATGTATGTCCAAGGTCTGTGAAAAGGAAACCAAAGCCAATCAAGTGGTCTTCAATGGACACAGCTTTAGATGACCTTGGATTGATTTAAACCCTgcttgttgccaatttgaagaataaTATCTGATGAAATTAGCTTGAGTAATTAATTTTGCTGAATGGGATAATTACATGTAAACACCTTGTACATGTAATCTCACATATTATGCTGAAGTGTTGATTTAATTGCTCATTTAATTGAGACTTGTTcaattctttatcttttaatagCCATGTGCCAGCTAATTCCTCTCATCATCTTCCCAACCAAGTTCATCGCGGAGGATGTAATCTTTGGTCGGACAAACTTCGACCTCCACTGGGGGTGGGGCCTGGGCCTTGGTGTCTTTTTCATTGAGGTCGCAGCAGGCATTGTCTTTATCGTCGCTCCCGACACGCAGGAGATACACTATAGCGAGAAGACAGTTTATACGAATGGAGGTACCATGGAATGATGATGCCGGTGAAGCATGAGGTAATTGATGAACTGAATTTTTTAAGATCAGTCAACTTCGTTGGACAAACGTCCATCATTCTACCCACCCTTAAACACATTTCAAGGCATCTGTCAGCTCTGCATGAAGGTTTCATTATGCAGACACTCTGCTATTGGTTCTCCTTTTTagaaaattattataaattaGGATGGAGGTTTGATGTCCAATAAGCAGATAAAATTAAAGATACTCTTTTCTCCAGGGTTTTCTCAACACACATGCATCAAATAGGAGAGAAAAATCATGAAGGATTTTACTTTGTAGTATTGTTTGAAGGTACTTTCAAATTGTTTAGAGATATTGATTGCAAACTGCAAAGTTCTTGAGATTGCTGTCTTGGTCTGGACAAACAACCCATTCAGCCCATCCAAACAACATCTTgggtatgataataataatgataggcatttgtatagcgccatatatctagaagtattctattccgaggcgcattgttattatcattattaccctggctttagctcgagctgcctttcagcgctcatgcattcaaggaattaatcctgccgggtacccattcacctcacctgggtcgagtgctgGTCGAGTATACTGGTACATCCAATTCATTTTCGTACAAAaatgaatcatgaataataaattgTATGCAGAAACTGACAAGAAACGTCAAGTGATTGCATGCCATTGTGCATCATACtccgcagtttgacccaggaagctAGATAGAGGTCAACTTGGAGTGTATGTGATGCATGTTTGAATCACAAGCAGGCCCCTATAGTGACATGAcatcaatatattttgttcaatcatcaatctacatgtagtatgtaTGGTATCTTCAAATCTATTTTCAGTGATCGTGATTGTTTAGAATggcatttcaaaacaaatctaaGTGTTTTTGTGTTTGCTCTCTACAAGTCATATCTTTTTATGACTAATAAAAATGAGAGGACACTACAGATGTCTAAGAATTGTGATTAAAATCCCTTTTGCGTTTAATGAGCAATCATGATTGCGTAGAATCAGGTTTTTAAAATGCACCTTTACAATGTTTCGTGTTCATTTTCATGACCGACAGAAAATGTTAGGAATTGAGGGTGAGTTATTCAGATCCAAGGGTGTGATATTGTTTTCTTTGAATTCTTTTGTTATCAGTCATTGATAAGAAAGCATCACCTTCGCACCAGCAGCTACTCATTCTAAAAGTATGCCACGATATCTGAAACTTGACAATTTGTAAACACACATGCTGTGTACTGTtaacatttatacatgtagttcactgACCATTCTTTCTATTTCGATGTGTTGATGAAGAGCTTGGAACGATAAAAACCAAGAACATGTACCATACAATACATGAACCTGCCAACtggatctggaaaaaaaaatgcatgaaggAGAAAGAATGGAAGAGTTCATTTTAATCTAGCCAAGCCCTTTATTATTTTGCGAAGAAACTGGTCTGTTTTTAATGACAATGCAACTTAAAGTGCATTCATATCCAATCTGCGGAGTGCTCAAGGCGTTAATTGTCATTGTTAACCCGGCTGTAGCTGGCAACCTTCCAGACGCACCTGTCAGGCACATCAAAGGATGCACAGTAACTCAGGAATCTggatattattttgaaattcatattctcaaaatatattttgaggtTACTACATGTAGGCATTTGTTTACAAGCATCAGATTTTAATGCATTTCTCAGCATTCCGCTCGACTTATTTGTCTCTACTTACTCagaaaaattttttttttggcggagtaaacttcccctttaagaatgcACCCGTGTAAGTTCTCCAAGTAAGTTAATGAACactgagatatgtgtctctatggAATGATTTGTAGCAAGGACAAAgtcagtcataatagaagacaTATCACAAAGGTCAAGTATGTCTTGTTTATGTACACATGCTAGTCTTATTCATAAGCTTTATGTGATATTCCTTTACCTGTCAATCCATTATAGTCTTAATTATTCAAAGCCTTATTGTGGCTTTCCAAAAGATGATATCTACTGTAACAGTCAAATaactttaaattgtttttatagGTCTTAATCATGTCCATGGTGACTGACAcccaatcaacttttttttcctaATTACTTTCTTATTATAATTCTAAAGTTAAAACCAATTTttggtacatgtagatgcatgTTTACATAATTGGAGAAGTTCACAAAAGTTGAAAACTAAACAGTACACCCACACAtactaaatacatgtagtgcaGATACAgatcattttaatcatgatgTCAACTGAAGGGGTGGTCTTTGTTTATGAAACAATTCATCTGTGAGAATCTAAactttaggcctacatgttcaCCTGTAACTCACTGGAATACCGATAGTTCAAGGATTTGCTTTCATTCCCTTCAAagcattcattaatttttagtATTTGTGGAATTATTAGTACACTTGTGTTTAGGAATTTTGGGAGTGATGACATTTGCATGGCATGTGGGCAGTTCATGTTTTAGGGGCACTATATATTTGTGCTTAAACACCATGAAGacaaatacttaaaaaaaaatggatttcatCTGATACATaggtaaatttgaaaatatttgacagaTGAATTCTTCATGTTTTATGTCAGACAGTACTTTTGTATATCTTCTACATTTTTCAAGTATGTATAATTTCTTCCAAATTCCTTTTTGATAAAATTACTCTGGAGAGTCATTTTTCAATATTGTCACGTCGATGCAAGAATGCCTTTAAAAGCATAACATTTTTGCGCACTGTATGGGTGCAGAAACACCCTTATGCTATGCTGCTACTAAGGGCATTTTTGCACACATACCATGCGCGAATGTGTGGTATGAAGGGTGTTCTTGCACCGACACACCATTacaatattttgtgtgtgtttttttttccttaaaattgaTTCTTTATCCCTTATTCCTGTGTACATATCACTTTCCCATGTACTGTTATACCCCTCGAATATTTGCGAGAGTCTTAAAGCAGATATTATTTTTAAACTTTTCCCTTTATTTTACTTCTTCAAATTGTGTGACCAATTTTGACGGCAAAATTGAATTCTGCAATAAGGACTTATCTGTagattttttgtaaatatttgcaAAGTTGACATCTTCCTGCAATGCGATTTGCTTTTAAGTCTTATTTATTATTCACAAATCCAGTGTTAAACACAGTGTACAacacagtgtacatgtactttgtattgTACATAATTTTGCTGTATTCAATATGTAATGGCTTTTTCCCTTTACAAGTATTCATTTTTAGAATCACtgaaataaaactttcatgaaTATGTAGTTGTCATTGAAAATGTACTTATAGCTGTAGTTGTAGATATTttaaggggaaaaaatcaaGTACTAATTTACAGTAGCTTTGTATTCAGAAAGGTATGGTCCCAATATTAAATGCTACTGTACAAAATGTGTTAAAGttttcaaattgtaaatgtaCTTATTTGTGATATTTTAGTGGGCAAGGGGAGTATGCAAAAGCTTCATTTGTAGCATTTTGACTATGGTAACTTTTACACTCCCCCATTTGGTCAAAATGTGGACAAGACttgcatgcatgtacatgtacatttatttgtgttttgcATACTTTTTTGTCCTTTTTGTAGCAATGACAAAATTGTTGATTCTTTAATAATCCTTGCAAGTTGCAACAATGTGCCTTTAATGTAATCACTATGTATCACATCGGGTTCATGACTAATTTTCTGTTATTCACTCATTCACATTCAAAGCGAAGTCTGTTTAACTGATTCAGTTGATGTGTGCATATAGCCATTGTCAgtcacaatattttttatgaaagttAAACTTATTAACTTTTGTTGCTCCTAATATTGAATAGAAATTTCAGACTTTGAATTGTCGTTGGTTGAAAATATTGGTAATGATCAGACAAGCTTTATCCATCAGCAATATGGGACACAAAAATTATTAAAGCAAACGGCAAGGAGCGGGGATTGTGCATATTTGTGTATAATCTTCACTGACAAAGTTTTAGTCATAAGCTAGAAATACctgtatctgattggctaacaGCCAATATGTCAGTGAATATCACTGACGAGGTACTGTGAAACACTCCCTGATACCTCGGTCACATCTGCtctaataaaacggctgtttcaACTCCCTGTACatccgccgtagagcaaatgtgaccaggGTATTAGTCCCCTTGTAACTATAGTGTTTCATGTACAATCAAACATACTGTATATGTGGATGATGAAATTCGTTTCAGGGTAATTATGTATTCTTTTTATAGTATTAATCAAAGTGTAATGTTCAAAGTACTGTAATATATATGAATCTTTGTtgtattcaaaataatgatatatcattATTCACATCTTTTTTCTGGTATATTGTTACAAGCAATATATGCCTGCCCTGTCAACATTGAGAAGTTTTGTATTTGAGATTGTCGTTGGCCGCTTAGAAAACTGAtctgaagaaagaaataaaactcTCAAAGAGTTATCAGATTTTCAGTTGGTTCGGCTGTACGATATACTATTCATGAATATGTCCCTTTTGCACAGAATATCAATTTGAATATTTAGTTTTATCCCccttttatgttttcatttctCCCTGCATGTAAAAATGCTATCTGGCTTTTTAAgtaaaaatggggaaaatatgACAGTTCTGTGTCTTTTTGAATAATCACTTATGTGTATGTATTATACAAGTTTTGGCTGAAGTAATATAGTcaattgaaggaaaaaaaatggttgaaTATTGGAATAATACATGTGGTATATTCGAGGTGAATGTTTTACGATTCTTGCCTCACTTTATATAAaccaaaatgatatttttagaCATGATTATGGGACACAGATCCCCTTTGCATATCAATTTGAAAGGAAATATTTGTGTAAAAATCAGGAAGATATTGATATGTGACATGCTTTAGTTGGAGTAAATTGATAAACATCCATAAGGCTATATTGTTAAACATCTAAagtatattttgaaaagaaaatgtttccattgtaaaatatttgtttttataatcaACTTAGTCTTTACACTCACATACAGCAGTATCATCCTTCTGGGCAAAATCATTCTGAATGGTGtctgattgatttttttgtatggATTAGTCAACCATGTACTCAAATGGGATTGTTCAAAGACTTTTAATTGCATGATGGATGTTGAATTGATAATTATTGGAGTTGTGTAGTTGAAATGTAACACATTTAACTATGGAGTGTTTGCAGTCTGGTAGATTTAACAGTGATAGAGAAGTCGTTTTCTCTGCGATATCttatattctgaaaaaaaaaattgtgtgattTTCTGAATTTTCTTGAACATTTTATACAATAAGAAGGTTATATTATTTGCTTCCAGTTCTGTATCAAGTTGGAGCTTGGATCTAGTGCATAAtgtattactatcatcatccatcatctgTTATAATATTCAAAAGGCTCTGGAGCCTATCTCAAAGATGACTGTGTTCTGGTTgcaagtaaaataaaaagaaatattctcGAGGGTGGGGAGATATGTGTTCAAAATACTTTTTGATAATTTATATCTTGTTGAAATGTAGACAGTGACATTTTTGACATCCATACAATGTCTGTTTCAATTCTCTTAAATGTATACCAACTAACGTAGAGGGCGTCAACTTGACTATTGCATAGCGATTGCTCTACCAGAAAGAGAGTTACATAGTCGGAATACTGAACAAACAAATAAGGTTCTACTTTATTCCACCTTTTACACTTTGAAGATGTAAGTTAGGCCCCCACCCTCCCCgatagaatacatgtatttaacttGATAACAAAGGGATTATAATTCTGGTTTATAGATTGCATGGGCTGGAATGCTTTTCATGTTAATGGATATTTTGGATAGTTTTAAATGTCTTCTTGCAAGTTTATATCACATTTTCGAAGGTGATAATTTGAGATATTGATATTATGAAATGCTTTgataatgtatatataaaattctgttgtagtaaaaaaaatgcattttaaataATTTGCTTCTTAATACGCACTTTAAATAATAGAATGTCATTGTGTATATTGTcttatgttatttctttgtgtATTTGGTGTAGagtatatacataaatatatttaaatcgAACGATTGTTGGTTTAATATAGACCTCGGAATTAAATTCATATGGGAATATGTTTAAAGAAAGATTGAATATAATAGAAATAAGGACATCTGGGTCCGGTAGCACAAAGGTTAGAGCTCGCTAAATTAactggcctatcaagatcatcgttgtaTGCTCGCTTTCCTTagtagactgactaggaaccaatcagaattgttctttcaaattagtgattaattgctaatctttgtgttacggggccctgggggagagagtgtgtgtgtgtgtgtatgtgcgtgCGTATTTGTAGATGGGTATAGAGGGAAACGGAAAGAAATCAAGAGTAGGAGGGAGTTTTgaggtgagagagagagagataaaaatgAGAGATGAGAAGAAAGAGTGATGGATTTTGTGATCCCAGTTCCGTGGCTCTGCTCTTTAAAGtgatactccaggctgaaatatttatatctcaataaaattggttacacttcgtaattccgaaggttcgtaattccgaaacacgtaaaatgcctatacctcgatgttttacgaaaacgtaaaagggttcgttaatccgaacatttgtggcgttattccgaaggttcgataatccgaaaacgaaatgaggttcgatgttccgaaggttcgatagtccgaaaacgaaataatgttatttaatcacttcgtttttggactaacgaaccttcggaattacgaacctcatttcgttttcggattaaggaaccttcggaacggaaatacgaaccttcagatTAACGAAGCTCCGCTACAtccgaaccgtcggaataacgaagcttcggaaatgcgataaaattcacagagcaaaatactgaaaatttcatcaaaatcggataacaacgattattttgttaattttaaagatttgcattattccggtgaaacagtccTAGGAatgtcttcattaatattcattaggtgggctgatgatgtcacattcccaatttcctttttctcatgttattacatgaaatcataattgcttaatttttttcttgaatgttTAAATGACGTGTctcaattatgatgaaataagttgcaacaaGAAATAACTGacgcacttaatcagttgtcaatgtatttgttttagttcttggtagattttttttaaataagccttatttcataaagtaaaatacaaaataacaagtggggatatgacatcagcacacgtaatgaatattcatgaagacgtgCCTAGAACAATCTCacaggaataatgcaaatctttaaaagtcaataactttgttatttgttatccgattttaattaaattttcagcactttgctctgttgtttttactctatttattgagatatgaatattattcaGCCCGCAGCATCCTTATGACTTTTACATGGCCAGTTACATGGAGCTTAGCGATTGGTCATGTGGCTGAAGTATACGATTGATCATACGCAATGACCAATACAATCACATAAATCAGCCTTGTAACAATCAATCGATATGCTTTATGCTACATCATGTCCATGGCGCGGAAAGCTCAATATAATCCACATGTTCTCTTTACAATGTTTACACAATTTCAAGCAGGCCTTACAGTTCCAGTATTCATTTCTAATTAGTCGAAATTTTCATGCTTGGTTCCTACCATGTATTATCAATTTAACACgttattttgccaatttatttttgttgcgcatggtagaaaaaaataaaacaaagttatTCATGTGAAATCGAATGTTTTGATAAGTTTAATGCCATGAATTATTCAGATTACATGATTCAagacttttattcattttccatatCAACAAACAAAGCCAAAACAAATCAAGATGCACAACAACAAAAAGGTGTGAGtaaatcattcaaaatgatAAAGTCTTACAAAGTAAAGCAGGTGCATGGAAATTTAGGGCATCCACTAACAACCAACGTTTGTAGAATGCGGCCCTCTTGATAAGTGCGAACAACTAGTATTACTTAATAATCAATAACGGCAAAAAAATGTCCGATagctgattgattgattgtggGAGAGCAGAAATactctcatttatttctttcaatattatatacaagtaaaaacatacaaatatcatacattattttgaacataaatatacaaatataatcatgaaacattgagattaaaaaaaaataatgaaagaaaaaggtatCCCAAAAAGCCTCAAAGgcttgaaaaaagggaaaccaagaataaaacataagaatgatTATAGATAATAGCTAACAAATAGAACACCGGAATGTGTCGCCCCAACAGTATAGCTTGATTGCGATGATCGGCGGGCACGTCGTCAGTACTTTCTTACAAACCAAAACACTGACGACATGCCAGCCGGTCGCTAAGtgaaccatgaaaaaaaaacacaaacaggAAAATAGGGCTGCATTTGATAAATGCAAGCAACCAGCCTGAGATGGATAAAGAATGAAATACTGTTGCGACGCCACACTCCGGCCCTCTAAAATGCCGAGTGGAAAATTGTTTAACGGTTATTTAGGTTGGAGAGGAAGAATTTTTTCAATcgttttttaaaaagtgaattGAATTGTGTGCGTTGAATTTCAAGAGGCAAGGAATTCCAAATAATAGGGCCAAGATGACGGACTGACTTTGAGAGATTATTGGTTTCTGTTTTCCAGAGGTGAAAGTTGGTTGACTGCCGGGTAGAATAAGAATGAACATTCAcatttaaacaaaacatttgagTTAGATAGGGAGGGAGACGTTTGGTAAAAAACTTTTGCATCAATGAAGCAACCGATAATTTGTTAGAGTCATACACATTCAATGTTGAAAAACGGCGAAACAAGGGTAGGGAAGAAGCTAGGTAATGGGTATTTGCACATATGCGAAGGGCTTTCTTTTGTAAGCGATATATTCTTAATAACTTAGAAGCATGTAGAGAAGCCCACACAACATTACAATACAAAACATGGGGCAATATAAAGGCATtatacattgtaaataaaaGTTTGAGTGGTAATATATGCTTAACATTATTCATAATACCAGTAATTTTAGATATTTTTGTACTTGTTGTATTAATGTGA
This window of the Lytechinus variegatus isolate NC3 chromosome 14, Lvar_3.0, whole genome shotgun sequence genome carries:
- the LOC121427184 gene encoding p53 apoptosis effector related to PMP-22-like, producing the protein MMETETTVTTRVFRPFKITALVLCVIAAVGSVASIANKAWVVSASYEQGLWQECYNGSRTITPGQTLPTNQPMMCYSAMPSAWLTSARAFALVALVILVIAILTAIISFIKGQQFSRLFVVAGVLVLLAAMCQLIPLIIFPTKFIAEDVIFGRTNFDLHWGWGLGLGVFFIEVAAGIVFIVAPDTQEIHYSEKTVYTNGGTME